A window of Nitrospinota bacterium genomic DNA:
AAAAACGGGTACGACATGGTTAAACTGTCGGTGGACGCCTCCGCAATCGTAAGCGTTGAAGAGGTCCGTGATTCGATTGACGAGAACACGGTGCTTGTGAGCGTGATGCACGCAAACAACGAAGTCGGCTCTATCCAGCCAGTTGAGGAAATAGCCAAAGCGGCGAAGGAAAAAGGGGTGGCCGTCCATACGGACGCGGTGCAGACATTCACGAAGGTCCCATTCACTGTGGACAGCCTGGGTGTGGACCTGCTTTCCGTTTCCGGCCACAAAGTCAGCGCGCCCAAAGGAGTGGGCGCCCTTTACGCGCGCAAGGGGACGAAGATGCATCCACTGGTCCATGGCGGCCATCATGAGCGCGGAGTGCGCGCCGGCACGGAGAACGTGGCGGGGATCATCGGTTTGGGCAAGGCGGTGGAACTGGGCATGGCCAACCTGGAAAAGAACGCGGCGCACCTTAAGAAACTGAGGGACGAGCTTGAGCGGCGCGTGCTGGACGCCATCCCGTTCGTTCGGGTGAACGGCCACAAAAAGCTCCGGGCTCCGGGCACTACGAACCTGAGCTTTGAATGCGTGGAAGGGGAGGCCCTCTTGATAAACCTGGACATGAACGGTATAGCCATATCCACGGGCTCGGCCTGCAGCTCCGGATCGCTCGATCCGTCCCACGTGCTTATGGCGATGGGCATCCCCCACGAGATCATCCACGGCAGCCTGCGGTTTTCCTTCGGGCATGAGAACACCATCGAAGACGTGGACTATGTGATGGAGCGGCTGCCCGGCGTCATAAACAAGATCCGGGACATATCGCCGCTGTGGGATTCCGCAAAGCAACGCGTGATATCGCTGGAGGAAGCGTCCGGCGGAGCGAGACTGAGCTGATAGTCCGGTTGCGTCACGACCGTCCATCGTAAACAAATAATCCCGTTGAACCTTATCTTTAAAGCTGTATAATCTGCCCTTTATCATCACTGCATACTGGCATGGACAGGGTCGCTTGAAAAAACTATTGGGCTCAAAAGCCGCGGCTGTGGCCGCCTCTGGCTTGATCAGCGGCATGCTTATCGTCGTGTTCTCCATATCATCCGCCGCCCTGGTCTTTTCCGGAGGGATCGCAGGCCACATAAACCAGGGGATAGGGATCGCGCTTTTCGGCGCGGCGGTCACGAATATCATTATCGCGCTGACAAGCTCATACCAGGGCTCCGTGTCGTCGCCGCAGAGCGCCAACGCGGCCATCCTGGCCCTTGTCACCGCAGGGGTGGCCGCAGCCATGCCCGGAGCCGGCCATGGGCAGGTGATGGTGACGATAATGCTGGCCATCGCGCTGGCCACGTTTCTCAACGGCGCGCTGTTCCTCGGGCTTGGAGCGCTCAAACTGGCCAATTTCGTCCGGTTCATACCATACCCTGTCATCGGCGGTTTTTCAGCCGGCGCGGGATGGCTGATGACGAAAGGAGCTGTGGGGGTCATATGCTCTGTTCCTTTCACGATGGCGGATCTTCCATTGCTCGCGCAGCCCGGCGCGGCGATGAAGCTCTTCAGCGGGGTGTTTTTCGCCTTCCTCATACTCTTTTTCATGCGCCGGGTGAATCACTTCCTGGTGTTGCCCTTGATGCTGCTTTGGGGAATGGTCTTCTTTTACGTCGCCATGTTCGCCATAGGGGGGAGTGTTGAAAGCGCCAAGGCAAACGGGTGGCTGCTGGGGCCGTTTCCGGCTGGATCGCTTTGGGAGCCCATGTCGCTTGACGATCTGGCGGGGGCGGACTTTCTGGCGATCGCATATTCCCTGCCCCACGTCGGTTCGCTGCTGATTATAAGCCTCATATCTTTCCTGCTCAACGCCTCCAGCGTGGAAGTGCTCATCAAAAGGGACCTCGACCTTAACGACGAGCTCAAATACGCAGGTATCGCCAACCTGGCCGCCTCGGCGGGCGGCGGGATGGCGGGGTTCCATTCCCTTTCCGTGGCGGCCCTGAACAACAGGATGAACGCCGAAAGCCGTGCCGTGGGGCTCATCGTGGCGGCTATCTGCCTTGTGGCGATGTTTTTGGGCGCCTCGGCGCTC
This region includes:
- the nifS gene encoding cysteine desulfurase NifS, translating into MSDTRFVYLDNNATTRIHPEVLEAMLPYLKDNFGNPSSAHHHGRAVKAKIGEVREIVASALGAGPSEIYFTSGGTESDNLAVKGFAWANRKKGGGRVITSAIEHPAVLEPCKYLAKNGYDMVKLSVDASAIVSVEEVRDSIDENTVLVSVMHANNEVGSIQPVEEIAKAAKEKGVAVHTDAVQTFTKVPFTVDSLGVDLLSVSGHKVSAPKGVGALYARKGTKMHPLVHGGHHERGVRAGTENVAGIIGLGKAVELGMANLEKNAAHLKKLRDELERRVLDAIPFVRVNGHKKLRAPGTTNLSFECVEGEALLINLDMNGIAISTGSACSSGSLDPSHVLMAMGIPHEIIHGSLRFSFGHENTIEDVDYVMERLPGVINKIRDISPLWDSAKQRVISLEEASGGARLS